In Asterias amurensis chromosome 4, ASM3211899v1, one genomic interval encodes:
- the LOC139936492 gene encoding uncharacterized protein: MAEAALQTETTCKIRHVHIECPICLSRFTDPKILDCLHSFCLKCLQKLIDKQDPKTDFIICPMCKKETSIPDGGLSDLLSCFFLSSLIDDVINLEGQKEDINPVSTCEGCDEGIEAVSRCVDCDANYCKTCLENHAKLKVIRHHEIVNAVGSSNERPKDKDKTETQKCRKHTDQELCFYCDTCELLVCLKCAVFDHRASNHNLSEINDSIRSYRRAVDEALQKFDECRKQFKKVDDSIKHSQQSLQLMVDRALRDIVAKEEEEITKIRNASHLLQETVTRIGQERGEGFESIQSSNHDKMSRAEQIVASVNDLMQHADNFELLDLKPKVMHNLDFHKELQFQTVQHSKSFIGFKGHGIVTDADLGEILEKEKWEVKTEFGKYGEGDGEFKSAVDVACFSNGDIVVTDSTRCLLSTFTSKGTYKSTGVQSGTGRDGKLKQPFNVAVTSDDLLLVTDGQDVKVYDRELRYIRQFRPSQNQVEGQSESLLRGIAVDNKDRIAVADSKSKVISLHNMDGSINSTIHHDDISSFCFLSVSSKERLIFTNYQKMKLVCVDFMGNEVFNISTSISGKPLRPFGVCCDDAGDIYVSVYCGGLVGTNEIHHYDASGEHIGCVARGLQDPLGITLTPTNYLIVADTHSVKVLHRL, translated from the coding sequence ATGGCCGAAGCTGCTTTACAAactgagaccacttgcaagattagacatgtacacatcgaatgcccaatctgcctgagtcggttcaccgatccgaaaatcctggactgtcttcacagcttctgcttaaaatgtcttcagaaACTAATAGACAAACAGGATCCGAAGACGGATTTTATTATTTGCCCAATGTGTAAAAAGGAAACATCAATCCCAGATGGGGGATTGTCAGATCTTCTTAGCTGCTTTTTCTTGAGCTCGcttatcgatgacgtcattaatcttGAAGGTCAGAAGGAGGACATTAATCCTGTCTCTACTTGCGAAGGTTGCGACGAAGGTATTGAAgccgtctcacggtgtgttgactgtgatGCGAATTATTGCAAGACATGTCTGGAAAACCATGCGAAGCTTAAAGTCATCAGACATCATGAAATCGTTAATGCGGTCGGCTCATCAAATGAGCGAcccaaagacaaagacaaaactgaaacacaaaagtgccggaaacacactgaccaggaactgtgCTTCTATTGCGACACGTGTGAATTACTTGTGTGTCTCAAATGTGCGGTGTTCGATCACCGAGCGTCCAACCACAATCTCTCTGAAATCAATGATTCCATTCGATCTTATCGTCGGGCTGTTGATGAAGCCTTGCAGAAGTTTGATGAGTGTCGCAAGCAATTCAAAAAAGTGGACGACTCTATCAAACACTCACAGCAGAGTTTACAGCTCATGGTCGACCGGGCTCTTCGAgatattgtggctaaggaggaaGAGGAAATCACTAAGATAAGAAACGCATCTCACCTCCTTCAAGAAACAGTCACCCGaatcggtcaagaaagaggTGAGGGATTTGAGAGCATACAGAGCAGCAATCACGAtaagatgagccgtgcagagcagatcgtagcttcagtcaatgacttaatgcaacatgctgataactttgagctgctggacctcaagccaaaagttatgcacaacttagacttccacaaagagcttcagtttcaaacagtgcagcatagcaagtcattcatcgggttcaaaggtcatggtATCGTCACTGATGCAGATCTCGGTGAAATACTAGAGAAAGAGAAGTGGGAGGTTAAGACAGAGTTTGGTAAATATGGGGAAGGTGATGGGGAGTTCAAGTCTGCCGTGGACGTTGCTTGTTTTAGCAATGGTGACATTGTCGTTACTGATTCAACACGGTGTCTATTATCCACATTTACATCAAAGGGTACTTACAAATCTACAGGTGTTCAAAGTGGAACAGGCAGGGACGGTAAACTTAAACAACCTTTTAATGTCGccgtgacctctgatgacctgcttctggttacagatggacaggatgtaaaggtttatgatagagAACTGAGATACATTCGTCAGTTCAGACCCTCACAGAATCAAGTCGAGGGGCAGTCAGAGAGTCTACTTCGTGGTATTGCTGTGGACAACAAAGATCGTATTGCAGTGGCTGACAGTAAGAGTAAGGTCATATCTCTCCATAATATGGATGGATCCATCAattccacaatacatcatgacGATATTAGTAGCTTCTGCTTTCTATCTGTAAGTAGCAAGGAGCGTCTGATTTTTACAAACTACCAGAAGATGAAActagtttgtgtggatttcatgggaaacgaggtgttcaatatcagcacCTCCATTTCCGGCAAACCTTTAAGACCGTTTGGTGTTTGCTGCGACGATGCTGGAGACATCTATGTGTCTGTTTATTGCGGTGGCTTAGTGGGAACCAATGAGATACatcattacgatgcatcaggtgagcacatcggctgtgtagctcgTGGCTTACAGGATCCGTTAGGCATAACGTTAACTCCTACCAATTACCTCATCGTGGCTGATACGCACTCGGTCAAGGTCTTGCATCGTTTGTAA
- the LOC139936227 gene encoding uncharacterized protein has product MHAVMSGIQLVCVLLFLGALLAPSVIADEHDREVRSFEDKIKALTDTLNTDFANRKWDEQLDMWLPDAYLSVEGFPLAHGKEAIRKVEKTEVSSLYSMTTEYIEVGPQEEGADYVYVLYTEKWHDQNEQLIKDDKCLLVWRNTDQGYKVAMLMVNSNV; this is encoded by the exons ATGCACGCAGTTATGTCTGGCATCCAACTCGTATGTGTACTTCTGTTCCTTGGTGCGTTGCTTGCACCAAGTGTGATTGCGGATGAGCATGACAGGGAAGTCCGAAGCTTTGAAG ATAAAATAAAAGCATTAACGGATACCCTAAATACCGACTTCGCTAATCGGAAATGGGATGAACAGCTGGACATGTGGCTTCCAGACGCCTATCTTTCAGTTGAAGGATTCCCTCTAGCTCATGGAAAGGAAG CTATTCGTAAAGTTGAGAAGACGGAAGTCAGCTCGCTCTACTCCATGACAACAGAGTACATCGAGGTGGGACCACAGGAGGAAGGGGCTGACTACGTTTACGTCTTATATACCGAAAAATGGCACGATCAGAACGAACAACTAATTAAGGACGATAA GTGTCTGTTGGTATGGCGTAATACTGACCAAGGCTACAAGGTTGCCATGTTAATGGTCAACTCCAACGTGTAG